Part of the Geobacter pickeringii genome, GTCACCCCATCTCATTGCCGAGGTGCGGCCGCAGGTCGGTGGCATTGTCCAGAAGCGCCTCTTCACCGAAGGGGCTGATGTGAAGGCGGGGCAGGTGCTGTACCAGATCGACCCCGCAACCTACCAGGCGGCCTATGCCAGCGCCAAGGCGGCCGAGGCGCGGGCCGAAGCCAATCTCATCCCCGCCCGGCTGAAGGCGGAGCGTTTCCGCGAACTGGTGAAGATCAAGGCGGTGAGCCAGCAGGACTTTGACGACGCCAGCGCCGCCCTCAAGCAGGCCGAGGCTGACGTGGCGTCCACCAAGGCGGCGGTGGAGACCGCCCGCATCAATCTGGCATACACGAAGGTAACCGCCCCCATCTCCGGGCGGATCGGCCGTTCGACCGTGACCGACGGGGCTCTGGTGACGGCCAGCCAGGCGGCTCCCCTCGCCACCATCCAGCAGCTCAGCTCCATGTACGTAGATGTCACCCAGTCCAGCGCCGAACTGCTGAAGCTGAAGCAGAATCTGGCCAGTGGCCTGATGAAACACGACGGGGCCGGCCAGGCCCGGGTCAAGCTCCTGCTGGAGGACGGCAGTTCCTATCCGCTGCCGGGCACCCTGAAGTTCTCCGAAGTCACCGTGGACCAAAGCACCGGCTCCATCACCCTGCGGGCGGTCTTCCCGAACCCGAAGCAGACCCTCCTCCCGGGCATGTTCGTCCGTGCCATCGTTGAGGATGGCGTCAGCGAGCAGGCAATTCTGGTCCCTCAGCGGGGCGTCACCCGCAATCCGAAGGGCGAAGCCACGGCCCTGGTGGTGGGGGGGGGGAACAAGGTGGAGTCCCGGGTGATCAAGGTCGTCCGGACCGTTGGGGACAGCTGGCTGGTAAGCGACGGGCTCAAGGCGGGCGACCGGGTCATCCTCGAAGGAATTCAGAGGGCAAAGCCGGGTACGACCGTGAAGGCCGTGCCGTTCGGTGTCAAGGCGGAGGCGGCTCCCGCCGTTGTGGCGCAGCCGGCTGCGGCAGCTGCCAAGCAAAAGTAAGGTGAGTGCCTTCTCCCCGGGGGAGAAGGTGGCCGCAGGCCGGATGAGGGGAACAGTGCATCGGCAGTACCAGCGTTCCCCCCTCACCCGTACCCTCTCCTTCAGGGAGAGGGGAGCCGTTAATCGACAACAAGGAGCTCCTCCATGTCCCGCTTTTTCATAAACCGACCCATCTTTGCCTGGGTAATCGCCATCATGGTCATGCTGGCCGGCCTCCTGGCGATCAAGACCTTGCCGGTCTCCCAGTATCCTCCCATCGCGCCGCCCCAGATCACCATCAACGCCATGTATCCCGGCGCCTCTGCCCAGACCGTGCAGGATACGGTCACCCAGGTGGTCGAGCAGAAGCTGAACGGGATAGACAACCTGATCTACATGTCCTCCACCAGCGACTCGGCCGGGGCTGTGGCCATCAACCTGACGTTCAAGGCCGGCACCGACCCGAACATCGCCCAGGTGCAGGTGCAGAACAAGCTGCAGCTCGCCACGCCGCTCCTTCCCCAGATCGTGCAGAAGCAGGGGATTCAGGTGGTCAAGTCCACCAAGAACTTCCTCCTGATCATCGGGCTCGTGTCGGAAGACGGCTCCATGGACCGCCCGGCCCTGACCGACTATATGGTTGCCAACGTCCAGGACGTCATCAGCAGAACCGAAGGGGTCGGCGAGGTGACGGTCTTCGGCTCCCAGAACGCCATGCGGATCTGGCTGAACCCGGCCAGGCTGAACAACTACCACCTCACCACCAATGACGTCATCGCGGCGGTGCAGGCCCAGAACGCCCAGGTCTCGGCCGGTCAGTTCGGCGGAAACCCGGCGCCTCCGGGACAGCAGTTGAACGCCACCATCACGGCCCGCACCCTCCTCCAGACCCCGGAACAGTTCAACGCCATCATCCTGAAGACCAACCCTGACGGTTCCACGGTCAGGCTGAAGGATGTGGCCGAGTGTAAGATCGGCACCGAGAATTACGATGTCGAAGCACGGTACAAGGGAAAGCCGATGGGGGGGATGGCGCTGCGGCTGGCCGCCGGCGCCAACGCCCTGGACACCGCCAACCGGGTCAAGACGAAGATGGCGGAGCTGTCGAAATACTTCCCCGCCGGCATGGAGGTGGTCTATCCCTATGACACCACCCCCTTCGTCAAGATTTCCATAGAAGAGGTGGTCCAGACCCTGATCGAGGCGGTCTTCCTCGTCTTCATCATCATGTTCCTCTTCCTGCAGAACATCCGGGCGACCCTGATCCCGACCATCGCCGTCCCGGTCGTTCTGCTCGGCACCATGGGGGTGCTGTCGGCCGCCGGCTTTTCCATCAACACCCTGACCATGTTCGCCCTGGTCATCGTCATCGGCCTCCTGGTGGACGATGCCATCGTGGTGGTCGAGAACGTGGAACGGATCATGTCCGAGGAGGGGCTCTCCCCCCACGACGCCACCGTCAAGTCCATGGGGCAGATCACCAGCGCCCTCTGGGGTATCGCCACCGTCCTCTCGGCGGTCTTCCTCCCCATGGCGTTCTTCGGCGGCTCCACCGGCGTCATCTACCGGCAGTTCTCCATCACCATCATCTCGGCCATGATCCTGTCGGTGCTGACGGCTCAGATCCTGACGCCGGCCCTCTGTTCGACCCTGCTCAAGCCGGTCGAAAAGGGGCATGAGGCGTGCGAGCGCGGCTGGTTCTGCGGCTTCTTCCGCTGGTTCAACAAATGCTTCGACTTCTGTCGGGGGAAATACGAAGGGATCGTCGGCCGTTCGTTCGGCAAGCCGGTGCGCTACCTGGTGGTGTACGGAGCCATTGTGGCGGCCATGGCGTTCTTCTTCATGCACCTCCCGACCGCATTCCTCCCCGACGAGGACCAGGGGTTCATCATCTGCCAGGTCCAGCTCCCTGCCGGGGCTACCCAGGAGCGGACCCTCAAGGTGATCGAGCAGCTTGAGCATCATTTCCTGGAAAAGGAGAAGAAGTCGGTGGAGACGATCATCACCGTCGCCGGCTTCAGCTTCGCCGGCCGGGGCCAGAACATGGGGCTCGCCTTTGTCAGGCTCAAGGACTGGAAGCTGCGCCCCACCCCTGACCTGAAGGCGCCGGCCGTTGCCGGTCGGGCCATGAAGGCCTTCTCGCAGATTCGTGACGGTCTCGCCTTTGCCTTTTCACCACCGGCGGTGGTGGAGCTGGGGCAGGCCAACGGCTTCGACTTCCAGCTGCAGGACCGTGCCGGCCTTGGCCACGAGAAACTGATGGAGGCCCGCAACCAGCTCCTCGGCATGGCCATGAAGAACCCGAAGCTGATCGCGGTGCGTCCCAACGGGCAGGACGATTCGCCCCAGTTCAAGCTCGACATCGACGACGTGCGGGCCGGCGCTCTGGGGGTCTCCCTGGCCGATGTCAACAACGTGCTGGCCACTGCCTGGGGAAGTTCCTACGTCAACGACTTCATCGAGAACGGCCGGGTCAAGAAGGTCTATCTCCAGGCTGACCCCAAGTCCCGGATGCTGCCGGAGGACATCAACAGCTGGTACGTGAGCAACAAGAGCGGCGAGATGGTTCCCTTCTCGGCGTTTGCCACCGCCCGCTGGCAGTACGGCTCTCCCCGTCTCGAACGTTACAACGGTATTCCGTCGGTGGAGGTCATGGGTCAGGCGGCCCCTGGCATCAGCACCGGCGAGGCGATGGCGGAGATGGAGAAAATGGCGGCCCAACTGCCGCCGGGGGTCGGTTACGAGTGGACCGGACTCTCCTATGAGGAAAAGCAGGCGGGCAAGCAGGCGCCGGCCCTCTACGCCATCTCGCTCCTGGTAGTGTTCCTCAGCGTGGCGGCCCTCTACGAGAGCTGGACCATCCCCTTCGTCAACCTCCTGATGCTCCCGCTGGGGCTCGTGGGGGCGGTGACGGCGGTCAAGCTGCGGATGCTCCCCAACGACGTCTATCTCCAGATAGGGCTCCTCACCACCGTGGGCCTGTCGACAAAGAACGCCATCCTGATCATCCAGTTCATCAAGGAGCAGATGCACCAGGGGCATGAGCTGGTGGAGGCGACCCTGGCGGCGGTGAAGATCCGGCTCCGTCCGGTCATCATGACCTCCCTCGCCTTCTTCTTCGGCACCCTGCCGCTGGCCCTCACCAAGGGGGCCGGCGCCGCGGCCCAGAACGCCATCGGCACCGCCGTCACCGGCGGATTGCTCTCGGCAACGTTCATCGACCTGATCTTCATCCCGTTCTTCTTCGTCCTGGTATCCCGCATCTTTGCGAAGAAGAAGTCTCCCGCACCGGTTGCCGCTGCCGCCGGCACCCCGGAGGTGAACTGATATGAGACGCATTACCGTTCCACTGCTGGCGCTGACGCTCTTCCTTGCCGGCTGCAGCACCATGGCGCCACAATACAGCCGGCCCGCCTCTCCCGTTCCGGCCGCCTGGCCCGCCGGCCCGGCCTACAAGGAGGGGGCGGCCAAGACCGACAAGGCGGTGGCCGACATCCCCTGGCAGGAGTTCTTCGTCGACCCGCAGCTGCGCAAGCTGATCGCCCTGGCGTTGGAGAACAACCGCGACCTGCGCGTGGCGGCCCTCAACATCGAGCGCTCCCAGGCCCAGTACCAGATCCGGCGCGCCGATCTTCTCCCCCACCTGGACGCCACCGCCGACGCCGCGTTCAAGCGGACCCCCGAGGGGCTTTCGGCAACGGGCCACGCCCAGACCACCGAGCAGTACAGCGTCGGTCTCGGGGTCAGCTCCTACGAGCTGGATCTCTTCGGCCGGGTGCGGAGCCTCAAGGACCAGGCCCTGGAGCAGTTCCTGGCCACCGAGCAGGCCCGGCGCGGCGTCCAGATCAGCCTCGTTTCGGAGGTTGCCGTCAACTACCTCACCCTGGCCGCCGACCGCGAGCGGCTGAAGCTCGCCAAGGAAACCCTGACGAGCCAGCAGGAGTCCTACCGGCTCACCAGGAGCCGTTTCGAGGCCGGCGTTTCGTCCGCCCTCGCCCTCAGCCAGGCCCAGACCAGCGTCGATGCGGCGCGGGTCGACATCGCCCGGTTCACCACCATCGTGGCCCAGGACGAAAACGCCCTGAGCCTGGTGGTCGGCTCGCCGGTGCCGGCGGAGCTCCTTCCCGCGGCCCTCTCCGAGACCCTCACCGCCCTGAAGGATGTGGCGCCGGGCCTCCCGTCCGACGTCCTGCTGCGCCGTCCCGACATCCTCCAGGCCGAGAATTTCCTGAAGGGGGCCAACGCCAACATCGGCGCGGCCCGGGCGGCGTTCTTCCCACGGATCACCCTGGTTTCCAGTGTCGGCTTCGGCAGCGACGACCTGGCCGGACTCTTCAAGGGGGGAGCCTTCGCCTGGAGCTTCGCGCCGCACATCTCCCTGCCGATCTTCACCGCCGGAGCCAACCAAGCCAACCTGACGGTGGCTGAAGTGGACCGCGACATCGCCGTGGCCCAGTACGAGAAGGCGATCCAGACCGCCTTCCGGGAGGTGGCCGATGCCCTCGCCCAGCGGGGGACCATCGACGACCAGGTGGCGGCCCAGCAGTCCCTCACCGACGCCACCGGGGAGAGCTACCGCCTCTCCCAGGCCCGCTACGAAAAAGGGGTCGACAACTACCTGCAGGTACTGGATTCCCAGCGCTCCCTCTACGGCTCCCAGCAGAACCTGATCTCCGTGCGCCTCTCCCGGCTCGCCAACCTGGTGACGCTGTACAAGGTGCTCGGCGGGGGGAGTCAGTAACCTTCTTGTACAATCCCGTTTCAAAGCAAAAGCCCGTCAGAGGATTCTGGCGGGCTTTTGTGCGTTCGAGAGAGGGAAGACGTTGTTTTTTGCCTCGTGTAATTGAGAATTACTCCGCCTCCTGCCGCCGGGCCGTCTCCCAGGCAAGAATCGCCCGCTTGCGCGCCGTTCCCCACCGATAGCCGCCGATGACTCCGGTCTCCCGGATGACCCGATGGCAGGGGATGAGAAATCCTACCGGGTTGTCCCCCACGGCGCTCCCCACGGCCCGCGACGCCGACGGCGCCCCGATCCTGCGGGCCAGCTCTCCGTAACTCACCACGCGCCCCGCCGGAATCCGCAGCAGCGCTTCCCACACCTTCACCTGGAAATTGGTCCCCTTCACGAGGAGGCGAAGCGGCTCTCCCCCTTCCGTGGCGTCCGTTCCGAATATCTGTGCCACGACTCTCTCCGTCGCCTCCCGGTCCTCCTCGAACCGCGAGCACGCCCACTCGTGCCGCACCTCTTCCAGCGCCTGCTCCCGCTCGTCGTCCGCTACGAAGCGGAGGGTGCAGATGCCGCGCTCCGTCAGGGCGATGAGGCAGGTGCCGAAGGGGGTGGGGTGGAAGCCGTAGCGGATGGTGAGTCCCGCTCCCAGCGTCTTGTACTCGCCGGGGGTGAGGGCGTCGAGGGTGACGAAGAGGTCGTGGAGCCGGCCGGGGCCCGAGAGGCCGCAGCCGAGGGAGGCGTCGAGGAGGCTCCGCGACTGCCGCAGCAGCTCCTTGGCGTAGCCGATGGTGAGATACTGGAGGAACTGCTTCGGCGTCACCCCGGCCCAGCGGCGGAAGCAGCGCTGGAAATGAAAGGGGCTCAGGTGCACGTGGTCGGCGATCTCCTCCAGCCCCGGCTGGTGCCGGAAGTTTGCTTCCAGGAAGCGGATTGCCTCTTCGATGCGGCCATAATCCCGGGCGAGCCGTTCGAGTGTCGTTTCCATAATCCCTCCCGCGGCAGTGGTCATACGGAAACGATAGCCGAACCGGCGGCGATTATCCACCCGGATCTTGCGAAAGTGCAGGGGGCGTCGTGGCGGGGGCGAATGAAATGCGGGGAGGGATTGCTCCCTCCCCGCCAGGTGCATGCGTGGAATCAGCCCCGGTCCCTTACGGTGCCGTTATCTGTATGGCGCCGGTCCATGCCGAAGCGGCCACGGGGTTGCTTGCCCGCACGCGGTAGAAGTAGGTGCCGGGACGAGCGACCGTCTGGGTATAGGTGGTCACGTTGGCCCCGAGGCTATAGGTGACGGTAGTGGTGAATGTCGACGTGGTGGAGCGCTGGACCTGCATCATGGTCTCGTTGTTGGAGTTGTCGATCCAGGCGAGGTTGACCCGGTCCAGTGTCGTGCTGCCGGCAATGGTGGAGGCAGAGCCGGCCAGGCCGGTGGGAGCCGCCGGCGCCGAGAAGTTGACGGTCACCGTGTTGGATGCGGCCGATGCCCCCAGGGAGTTCACTGCCGTTACGTAGTACAAGTAGGTGTTGCCGGCGACAGGCGTGCCGTCGACGTAGGTTACGGTCCCTCCCGTTGCCGTGGAGTCGGTGGCCGTACGGGTCACCGTTCCGATCTGGGTCGCTATGCCGTTGCCCGTACGCCGCCAGACCGCAAAGCTCGTCTCGTTGGTGGAGGCGTCTCTCCATTTCAGGGTGATCTGCGTTCTGGCGCTGATGGCGCCGGTCAGCCCGGTGGGAACCGCAGGGAGCGTCAGCCCCCCCGCCGACACGATGTTCGATACCGAATCGCCGGCGGCGTTGTACGCGGCCACGCGATAGCGGTACAAGGTGCCCGGCGCAGCCGTTGTGTCGACATAGCTGGTGGTGTTGGCCAGGGTATTTCTCACGGTCGCAAACGCGCCGGTGGTCCCGTTTGCCCGCTCGATCCGGAAGCCGATCTCGTTGGCGGGGTTACCCAGGGTCGACGCAAGGTTCGGCGGAGTGGCATCCGTCCAGGTGAGGGTGAACGGTCCCCCTCCCGTCACCGTCAGCACGGGGGGGGTGGCGAGGGTGCGCGCCACGTTGAATTGGAGCGGGCGCATCATGTCCATCTCTTCATGGCTCAGGATGTGGCAGTGCCAGACATACTCCCAGCCGAAGTTGGTCAACTGGTTGGTGAGGGGAGGAGTGATCGGGTTCCCCCGCGGGTCGACGTTCTTGAAGCCCGACGGGTCGCCGATCGGCATCGTCGGGTCGAGGGGGCGGACGCTGTCGGGGAGGCCGAAGGGGAGCTTGGGAGCCGTCGGCCGCAGCGCCACGATGATATCCTCCAGCGGGTTCATCCGGACGGTTTCCTTCCATCCCAGCTCGTTGGGCTCCGGTGGTTTCACCACGCCGGCCCAGTCTACCCGGTTGATCACCTGCACGTCGAACAGGTGGAAATGGACGGGGTGGGTGTCGACGCCGTTGTGGGTGATCTTCCAGATCTGGGTCCCGTCGCCGGCGCTTCCGATGGGGGTGGCGGTGAGATTGGGGGTGTCGTTGACGATCTCGGTGGCCGGGTCGATATACCCGTAAAAGATGGTTGTCTGGTTCATGCCGTTGGTGAACGGCACTTCAACGCCGAGGAAGGCGCTCATCCTGCCGTAGGTGTTCTCGAATTCCTCCGCAATCGCCTTGGGGGCGAAGTTGATGGTCAGCGGCGAGGCCACCAGGTCGCCCGGGGTCGCGGTACTCAGGTTCAGGGGCTGGAAGGTGAGGGATGTGTTCTGGATCCGCGCATAGGCTGTCGTGCCGGCGGGGAAGTTGCCGTCGTAGGCGCTGTTGTACGGCGCCTGGGGAACGATGATCGGCTCCTGGCTCCGGGCAAAGACCCCCAACTTCGTGGCGGTGGAGGCGAACTCTGCGTTGAGCGCCGTCTGGTTGAACGCGGGCGCCGGGGTCGCGGTGGCCACCTTGATCTGCATGATGGTGCGGGTGTTGGGGCCGTAGCCGGCGAGCGTGGAGACGGTGCCGCCGGTGGCGGTGGAATCCGGGTCGGCGGTGTAATAGTCGAGGCGGGTGTCAGTGGCCGGACACGCCGCGCACGAGTCGTTGTAGAGGATCAGGGTCTTGCCGGCATAGGCGGAGAAGTCGACGATGACGTCCGCCCGCTCTGCCGGTCCCAGGAAGAGGTTGTGCTCCTTCACGTTGCCGACGGTAACGCTCTTGGGGTCCCGGTCGTAGCCGAGCGGGATGTTCGGCCATGTCACCGGCGCCGGGAGGAAGCCCCCTTCGGTGCCGATCTGGATCATGGTCGGACCGATCATGGCGGGATCGGGCACCCCGCCCATTCTGTTGTCCAGGATATCGCCCGGCTGGCCTGCCGTCTGGGCGGTCCACTCCGGCGGGAAGTTTGCCGTGCCGGGAATGGCGGGGATCATCCCGACCTCGGTGGTGCCGGTGTAGAGCGATGCCGTGGCGGTTGCCCCCGTCCCCGCGGTGGGGGGGGCGATGGTGACGACGGGCGGCAGGGTGTAGCCGCTGCCGACGGTCACCAGGGTGACGTCAATAACCTTGCCGTACGTCGGACTCCCGACGGTCAGGTCTACGATCGCCTGGGCCGTGGCCCCCTTGCCGGTCGTATCTCCTGCGGCGGGGGTGATGGTGACGACGGGCGCGGCGGTGTAGCCGCTGCCGCCGCTCTTCAGATCGATCCCCCTGACGATGGAACTGGCCTGGTAAAGCTGCAGGTTCCAGAAGCGGTCGTTGGCTGCGTTCAGAATCCTGAACCGGTATGACTTCGGCTGGACGGTGAGGGAGGGGTAGGCGGTGCCGTTGACGACTGGGGTGTCGTGGAAGGCTTCCATCGTCATGGAGAGGTTGGGAACATTGGGATAGACCATCCCGGTGACGGGGTTCGTGATCGGTGGATTCGTCACCGGCCAGACCGGCCAGAACCAGGGACCGTAGTCCCACCGGCCCACGGGGTTTACCCCGGCCAGGTCGTTGGGGTTCTGGTTCGGCATGTAGACATGGGGATACCAGAGGTTGGAAAGGGTGGTGCTGACCGGGAACGGCCAGGTCGGATCGGTGGCGAGGACGGTGGCCGGATCCACGAAGCTCTTGTCCTGGATGATGAGGGGAATCTGGTCGGCGGGGATGATGCCGCGCTTGATCAGGTCCTGTTCCACGGCGTCGGTCACCAGGTACCCCGCCGCCTCGCCGCCATAGACGTTCAGGCGCGTGATCCCGTAGGCGTGGTCATGGTAGAACATCAGCCGGGCGCTCTGCTGGTTGGAATAGAAGAACGTGATGGCGCCCGGGCCCGGATCGGGCATGTCGGGGACGTTGCGCACACTGACCCCCTGGGGATAGTCGGTGTTTTCGCCCGCCGGCGTCGTCCACTGGTGGGGGGTCCCGTCGCTGATCCACGGCGTCCGCCCGCCATGGAGATGGAGGGTGCCGCGGTTCTGCGTGTAGTTCATCGGGTTGCCCTGGGAGACGTTCATCCCCAGGGGGCCCATGCCGGCGCCCATCTCGGTGGTGTCCACCGGCAGGAAGAGGTTGCCGCCCGCGCCGGTGGGAAGCTTGTTGGTGAACTTGATGCGCACCGGCTTGTCCTTCGTGGCGACAATGAGAGGGCCCAGATAGTGGAATTTGCTGACGGTGGCATCCGTCGTGTTGGTCTGCCGATACCCGCGCAGGGTGGTGGGCTTGAGGTCCGAGTGCATCTTTTCGGTGTACTGACCCAGCTCGATTTCGTAGTAATCGGAGCCGGGATAGGTGGTGGTGTCGGGGATGGCCACCGGGATGTACTGGCCGAGGTTGTTGGCTGCCGTCGCCCCCAGCCCCGGCAGCGTGTCGACGAACTTGCGCATGCCGCCCGAGACGGCTCCGGTGGTCGGATTGACCGTCGGGGCCGGACTGTTGGCCCAGTTCGATTCAGGCCCGAAGTAATTCGGCGTACCCCCCTGGGTGGGAGCGGCCAGGGCCACGGTGGCGCCGACCGCCGTCACGGCCGCGCCCTGAAGCATCCGAAGGAAGAAAGTCCGCATGCTCATTTAGTGCCCCCCTTTCCATCCTTGTCGGGAGCCGCTTTGCCGGCCGCCGCCCTGGCCTCTTCCGCCTTGGCGCGTTCCGCCGCGGCTTTCCTCTGTTCCTCAGTGACACGCGCCTTTCGCCGCTCCAGCAGCTTTTTCGCGCGTTCACCCATGGTGCTGTCGGGGGGGGGATTGTCGATCGTGTCGGCGGTGTCGCCCGATTGGGCGTACAACCGGTTCCCCCCCCACGGCGGGGCAAGCACGGCCACCACCAGGCCCATGACCATCAGCATCTTGTATCTACCCATATCCTTTCTCCTTTCCGGCAATACTTTGTGCAAAACTGCGGTG contains:
- the adeC gene encoding AdeC/AdeK/OprM family multidrug efflux complex outer membrane factor, with the protein product MRRITVPLLALTLFLAGCSTMAPQYSRPASPVPAAWPAGPAYKEGAAKTDKAVADIPWQEFFVDPQLRKLIALALENNRDLRVAALNIERSQAQYQIRRADLLPHLDATADAAFKRTPEGLSATGHAQTTEQYSVGLGVSSYELDLFGRVRSLKDQALEQFLATEQARRGVQISLVSEVAVNYLTLAADRERLKLAKETLTSQQESYRLTRSRFEAGVSSALALSQAQTSVDAARVDIARFTTIVAQDENALSLVVGSPVPAELLPAALSETLTALKDVAPGLPSDVLLRRPDILQAENFLKGANANIGAARAAFFPRITLVSSVGFGSDDLAGLFKGGAFAWSFAPHISLPIFTAGANQANLTVAEVDRDIAVAQYEKAIQTAFREVADALAQRGTIDDQVAAQQSLTDATGESYRLSQARYEKGVDNYLQVLDSQRSLYGSQQNLISVRLSRLANLVTLYKVLGGGSQ
- a CDS encoding multicopper oxidase domain-containing protein, giving the protein MSMRTFFLRMLQGAAVTAVGATVALAAPTQGGTPNYFGPESNWANSPAPTVNPTTGAVSGGMRKFVDTLPGLGATAANNLGQYIPVAIPDTTTYPGSDYYEIELGQYTEKMHSDLKPTTLRGYRQTNTTDATVSKFHYLGPLIVATKDKPVRIKFTNKLPTGAGGNLFLPVDTTEMGAGMGPLGMNVSQGNPMNYTQNRGTLHLHGGRTPWISDGTPHQWTTPAGENTDYPQGVSVRNVPDMPDPGPGAITFFYSNQQSARLMFYHDHAYGITRLNVYGGEAAGYLVTDAVEQDLIKRGIIPADQIPLIIQDKSFVDPATVLATDPTWPFPVSTTLSNLWYPHVYMPNQNPNDLAGVNPVGRWDYGPWFWPVWPVTNPPITNPVTGMVYPNVPNLSMTMEAFHDTPVVNGTAYPSLTVQPKSYRFRILNAANDRFWNLQLYQASSIVRGIDLKSGGSGYTAAPVVTITPAAGDTTGKGATAQAIVDLTVGSPTYGKVIDVTLVTVGSGYTLPPVVTIAPPTAGTGATATASLYTGTTEVGMIPAIPGTANFPPEWTAQTAGQPGDILDNRMGGVPDPAMIGPTMIQIGTEGGFLPAPVTWPNIPLGYDRDPKSVTVGNVKEHNLFLGPAERADVIVDFSAYAGKTLILYNDSCAACPATDTRLDYYTADPDSTATGGTVSTLAGYGPNTRTIMQIKVATATPAPAFNQTALNAEFASTATKLGVFARSQEPIIVPQAPYNSAYDGNFPAGTTAYARIQNTSLTFQPLNLSTATPGDLVASPLTINFAPKAIAEEFENTYGRMSAFLGVEVPFTNGMNQTTIFYGYIDPATEIVNDTPNLTATPIGSAGDGTQIWKITHNGVDTHPVHFHLFDVQVINRVDWAGVVKPPEPNELGWKETVRMNPLEDIIVALRPTAPKLPFGLPDSVRPLDPTMPIGDPSGFKNVDPRGNPITPPLTNQLTNFGWEYVWHCHILSHEEMDMMRPLQFNVARTLATPPVLTVTGGGPFTLTWTDATPPNLASTLGNPANEIGFRIERANGTTGAFATVRNTLANTTSYVDTTAAPGTLYRYRVAAYNAAGDSVSNIVSAGGLTLPAVPTGLTGAISARTQITLKWRDASTNETSFAVWRRTGNGIATQIGTVTRTATDSTATGGTVTYVDGTPVAGNTYLYYVTAVNSLGASAASNTVTVNFSAPAAPTGLAGSASTIAGSTTLDRVNLAWIDNSNNETMMQVQRSTTSTFTTTVTYSLGANVTTYTQTVARPGTYFYRVRASNPVAASAWTGAIQITAP
- a CDS encoding efflux RND transporter periplasmic adaptor subunit, producing METTYKARLVAVAGVLATAMMMTGCGNKTAAGPPQAGPPEVGVVEIAPQRVALTTELPGRTSPHLIAEVRPQVGGIVQKRLFTEGADVKAGQVLYQIDPATYQAAYASAKAAEARAEANLIPARLKAERFRELVKIKAVSQQDFDDASAALKQAEADVASTKAAVETARINLAYTKVTAPISGRIGRSTVTDGALVTASQAAPLATIQQLSSMYVDVTQSSAELLKLKQNLASGLMKHDGAGQARVKLLLEDGSSYPLPGTLKFSEVTVDQSTGSITLRAVFPNPKQTLLPGMFVRAIVEDGVSEQAILVPQRGVTRNPKGEATALVVGGGNKVESRVIKVVRTVGDSWLVSDGLKAGDRVILEGIQRAKPGTTVKAVPFGVKAEAAPAVVAQPAAAAAKQK
- a CDS encoding methylated-DNA--[protein]-cysteine S-methyltransferase, translated to METTLERLARDYGRIEEAIRFLEANFRHQPGLEEIADHVHLSPFHFQRCFRRWAGVTPKQFLQYLTIGYAKELLRQSRSLLDASLGCGLSGPGRLHDLFVTLDALTPGEYKTLGAGLTIRYGFHPTPFGTCLIALTERGICTLRFVADDEREQALEEVRHEWACSRFEEDREATERVVAQIFGTDATEGGEPLRLLVKGTNFQVKVWEALLRIPAGRVVSYGELARRIGAPSASRAVGSAVGDNPVGFLIPCHRVIRETGVIGGYRWGTARKRAILAWETARRQEAE
- a CDS encoding efflux RND transporter permease subunit, with the translated sequence MSRFFINRPIFAWVIAIMVMLAGLLAIKTLPVSQYPPIAPPQITINAMYPGASAQTVQDTVTQVVEQKLNGIDNLIYMSSTSDSAGAVAINLTFKAGTDPNIAQVQVQNKLQLATPLLPQIVQKQGIQVVKSTKNFLLIIGLVSEDGSMDRPALTDYMVANVQDVISRTEGVGEVTVFGSQNAMRIWLNPARLNNYHLTTNDVIAAVQAQNAQVSAGQFGGNPAPPGQQLNATITARTLLQTPEQFNAIILKTNPDGSTVRLKDVAECKIGTENYDVEARYKGKPMGGMALRLAAGANALDTANRVKTKMAELSKYFPAGMEVVYPYDTTPFVKISIEEVVQTLIEAVFLVFIIMFLFLQNIRATLIPTIAVPVVLLGTMGVLSAAGFSINTLTMFALVIVIGLLVDDAIVVVENVERIMSEEGLSPHDATVKSMGQITSALWGIATVLSAVFLPMAFFGGSTGVIYRQFSITIISAMILSVLTAQILTPALCSTLLKPVEKGHEACERGWFCGFFRWFNKCFDFCRGKYEGIVGRSFGKPVRYLVVYGAIVAAMAFFFMHLPTAFLPDEDQGFIICQVQLPAGATQERTLKVIEQLEHHFLEKEKKSVETIITVAGFSFAGRGQNMGLAFVRLKDWKLRPTPDLKAPAVAGRAMKAFSQIRDGLAFAFSPPAVVELGQANGFDFQLQDRAGLGHEKLMEARNQLLGMAMKNPKLIAVRPNGQDDSPQFKLDIDDVRAGALGVSLADVNNVLATAWGSSYVNDFIENGRVKKVYLQADPKSRMLPEDINSWYVSNKSGEMVPFSAFATARWQYGSPRLERYNGIPSVEVMGQAAPGISTGEAMAEMEKMAAQLPPGVGYEWTGLSYEEKQAGKQAPALYAISLLVVFLSVAALYESWTIPFVNLLMLPLGLVGAVTAVKLRMLPNDVYLQIGLLTTVGLSTKNAILIIQFIKEQMHQGHELVEATLAAVKIRLRPVIMTSLAFFFGTLPLALTKGAGAAAQNAIGTAVTGGLLSATFIDLIFIPFFFVLVSRIFAKKKSPAPVAAAAGTPEVN